The sequence TGACGGCGATGGTGGTCCCGACGAGCACGAGCAGATAGACGCCCATCGCACTCGCGGCGAGGAGGCCCGGGAATCGGTCGGCTACGTCTCGACCCACGGTTCGATCACTGGCGGCGTTTGGCAATCCCCCTACTTAGGCCCGCCGCTTTTTCGCCCGCGCTGAGGGAAACGACGGGGCCCCGTGGTGCGCCCTATCAGTAGCTATTTATGGGGATGATTCCAACGCCCCATAGAGCATGAAACGGTCGCGCCTCCTGCTGGCGTCGCTGCTCTCGGTGGTGGCTCTCTCCCTCGCCGCCGATCCAGTAGCGGCCCAGCCGTCAACCACTGCAGAGCTCATCTATGGGCTGAACGACACATTGCTACTGATCGCCGTTCCGATCACCCTCCTCGTCGAAGGCATCCTCATCTACACGGTGCTCCGATTCAAGGACGCCGACGAAGCCAAGCCGACCCGGGAGAACCGCAAACTGGAGATCACGTGGACCGTCGCCACGGCGATCATCCTGCTGTTCGTCGGCGTGGCTTCCTATGGCGTCCTCGCGAACGAAGACGTCACCTTCGAGAGCGACGAACAGACCATCGCGCCCGAGGACGACGACGTGGTCGTCAAGATGACCGCCTTCCAGTGGGGCTGGCAAGCCAGTTACCCCGAGGAAGGGGTGCAGGCGTCGGGCACCGCGCCGACGGTGGTGATCCCGAAAGGACAGGACGTCTACTTCAACATCACGTCCAGGGACGTGTTACACGCGTTCCACGTCCCCAAACTCGGACTGAAACAGGACGCGATGCCCGGGCAGGCGAACGTGATCAAGACCGTTGCGCTCGAAGAGGGCACCTATCAGGGCTACTGTGCGGAGTTCTGTGGCGTCGCCCACTCGCAGATGTACTTCGAGATCCAGGTCGTCTCCCAGGAGGAGTACCAGTCGTATCTCGACGAACAACGGAGTGGATCGAGCGATCTCGAGCCCGACGTTAGCGACGAGGAGATCCGCGCACACGACGTGACGGCCACACAGGCGCCGATCCAGGCCTGAACGTCGCTGTCACGCGGCCGAGCCGTTTTTCTCAGCACCGACGGTCGACGATCCGATCGACGATCCGTCCCGTCGAGCAGAGTTCGTCGTCATCGCTGGATTCCCGCGCCGAGGCGCGCCTGAGTTCGCAGTCCACGCCACGCGACCGGAGCGCCGCCTGCAGTCGCTCCTCGTCGTGATGTTGATCGTAGCCGAGAACGATGACGTCGGGATCGATGCGCTCGATGGGAACGAAGATGTCCTCGGGGTGGCCCAGGTGGGCCTCGTCGACGACGCCGAGGGCGGCGACCATCTCCCGGCGCTGCTCGTCGGGCAGGATGGGTTCGGGTTTGTGCGTGACGTTCTGACTCCGGGCGACGATGACGTGGAGGTCGTCACCCATCGCCGCGGCGTCGGAGAGGTAGTGGACGTGACCGGGGTGGAGGATGTCGAAGGTCCCCTGTGCAACGACGGTCGTCATGGGTGGCTATCGGTCGCCTCCTGGGTCGCAGTGGGCGAGCGACGCGCCGCCCGAACCGCGCGAACCGGGAGCGGGATCGGACAGCCGTTTGGCGGTCCAGACGGGGGATGTCGACCGGAAGAGCCGCATGCTATGCGGTCGGGTGCGTCGCCTTCTAAGGGTTCCGGATGGCGGGAACGGGCGAACGGTGGCCACGCACACGACGACGGTCGGCGTATTCTGCAAGGCTTAACTTCGG comes from Haloplanus sp. XH21 and encodes:
- the coxB gene encoding cytochrome c oxidase subunit II; translation: MKRSRLLLASLLSVVALSLAADPVAAQPSTTAELIYGLNDTLLLIAVPITLLVEGILIYTVLRFKDADEAKPTRENRKLEITWTVATAIILLFVGVASYGVLANEDVTFESDEQTIAPEDDDVVVKMTAFQWGWQASYPEEGVQASGTAPTVVIPKGQDVYFNITSRDVLHAFHVPKLGLKQDAMPGQANVIKTVALEEGTYQGYCAEFCGVAHSQMYFEIQVVSQEEYQSYLDEQRSGSSDLEPDVSDEEIRAHDVTATQAPIQA
- a CDS encoding adenylyltransferase/cytidyltransferase family protein, encoding MTTVVAQGTFDILHPGHVHYLSDAAAMGDDLHVIVARSQNVTHKPEPILPDEQRREMVAALGVVDEAHLGHPEDIFVPIERIDPDVIVLGYDQHHDEERLQAALRSRGVDCELRRASARESSDDDELCSTGRIVDRIVDRRC